The following proteins are encoded in a genomic region of Pseudomonadota bacterium:
- a CDS encoding VOC family protein — protein MIKLDHIGFVTNDITRYVELFRALGLTEITDPLENPSQKASASFINVGRKDDIYIEVLEPTHDISPITNFLKKRGGGLHHLCFEVDDIENTSKNLVEKGFKMVNPPEDCAAYDENLKRECKDVSKIAFFMLGDRLLVELIERGI, from the coding sequence GTGATCAAGCTCGACCATATCGGATTTGTTACCAACGATATAACCCGTTATGTGGAGCTATTCCGTGCGTTAGGCCTTACAGAGATAACAGACCCTTTAGAAAACCCGAGTCAGAAGGCATCGGCATCCTTCATAAATGTAGGCAGAAAGGACGATATTTATATAGAGGTTCTTGAGCCGACACACGATATATCACCTATAACAAATTTTCTCAAAAAAAGGGGAGGAGGTTTACACCATCTGTGTTTTGAGGTGGATGATATCGAGAATACATCAAAGAACCTTGTTGAAAAAGGTTTTAAAATGGTCAACCCTCCAGAGGACTGTGCAGCCTATGATGAAAACCTTAAAAGGGAGTGCAAAGATGTTTCGAAGATTGCATTCTTTATGCTGGGAGACAGACTGCTTGTTGAGCTTATAGAAAGAGGTATATGA